A part of Hydrogenobacter sp. T-8 genomic DNA contains:
- a CDS encoding MlaE family lipid ABC transporter permease subunit produces MSKVFEEVGRATLLTLWGLYFIFRRPPKLRHFIKQLAYLASETVPVVVITSLFSGGVIALQTYSTFHRFNAEFLIGAVVAISMGRELGPVLASLMVVARVGSAMTANIGTMRITEQIDALEVMGINPKSYLVSPRLFAGIVGVPMLVVIADISGIFGGWFVAVKLFGVNEYLFWEKMKDLAELYDFIGGLYKAVFFGFIISAVSCYFGYYTRGGTEGVGRATTNSVVASSMLILISDYFLTAIIF; encoded by the coding sequence ATGTCAAAAGTTTTTGAGGAGGTGGGAAGGGCTACGCTCCTTACCCTCTGGGGTCTTTACTTTATCTTCAGAAGACCTCCAAAACTAAGGCACTTTATAAAACAGCTTGCATACCTTGCCTCCGAAACGGTGCCGGTTGTAGTAATTACATCCCTTTTTTCTGGAGGTGTAATAGCCCTTCAGACCTACAGCACCTTTCATCGCTTTAATGCGGAGTTCCTCATAGGTGCGGTGGTAGCCATATCCATGGGAAGGGAATTGGGTCCTGTGCTTGCCTCCCTTATGGTGGTGGCAAGGGTAGGCTCCGCCATGACTGCTAATATAGGCACTATGAGGATAACGGAGCAGATAGATGCCCTTGAGGTCATGGGCATAAACCCCAAAAGCTACCTTGTGTCTCCAAGGCTCTTTGCGGGCATTGTGGGCGTTCCCATGCTCGTGGTAATTGCGGACATCTCTGGTATATTTGGTGGATGGTTTGTGGCGGTCAAACTTTTTGGAGTAAATGAATACCTCTTTTGGGAAAAAATGAAAGACCTCGCAGAGCTTTACGACTTTATCGGCGGTCTATACAAGGCGGTCTTCTTCGGCTTTATCATCTCTGCGGTAAGTTGCTATTTTGGATACTACACAAGGGGAGGAACAGAAGGCGTGGGAAGGGCAACTACCAATAGCGTGGTAGCCTCTTCCA